DNA from Pecten maximus chromosome 18, xPecMax1.1, whole genome shotgun sequence:
TTGTTGGAAGGTGAGGTatgatggtacatacacatacctgtatatggaggACTTTGTTGTATAAAGAGGTatgatggtacatacacatacctgtatatggaggAGTTTGTTGTAAGGTGAGGTATGATGGTACgtacacatacctgtatatggtggAGTTTGTTGGAAGGTGAGGTATGATGGCaaatacacatacctgtatatggtggATTTTGTTGTAAGGTGAGGTatgatggtacatacacatacctgtatatggtggAGTTTGTTGGAAGGTGAGGTatgatggtacatacacatacctgtatatggtggAGTTTGTTGGAAGGTGAGGTATGATGGCaaatacacatacctgtatatggtggAGTTTGTTGGAAGGTGAGGTatgatggtacatacacatacctgtatatggaggagtttgttgtacagtgaggtatgatggtacatacacatacctgtatatggaggagtttgttgtacagtgaggtatgatggtacatacacatCCCTGTATATGGAGGAGTTTGTTGGAAGGTGAGGTatgatggtacatacacatacctgtatatggaggAGTTTGTTTTACAGTGAGGTatgatggtacatacacatacctgtatatggaggAGTTTGTTGTAAGGTGAGGTatgatggtacatacacatacctgtatatggaggAGTTTGTTGGAAGGTGAGGTATGattgtacatacacatacctgtatatggaggagtttgttgtacagtgaggtatgatggtacatacacatacctgtatatggaggAGTTTGTTGGAAGGTGAGGTatgatggtacatacacatacctgtatatggaggAGTTTGTTGGAAGGTGAGGTatgatggtacatacacatacctgtatatggaggAGTTTGTTGTAAGGTGAGGTatgatggtacatacacatacctgtatatggaggAGTTTGTTGTAAGGTGAGGTatgatggtacatacacatacctgtatatggaggagtttgttgtacagtgaggtatgatggtacatacacatacctgtatatggaggAGTTTGTTGTAAGGTGAGGTatgatggtacatacacatacctgtatatggaggAGTTTGTTGTAAGATGAGGTatgatggtacatacacatacctgtatatggaggagtttgttgtacagtgaggtatgatggtacatacatacacctgtatatgGTGGAGTTTGTTGGAAGGTGAGGTatgatggtacatacacatacctgtatatggaggAGTTTGTTGTATAGTGAGGTatgatggtacatacacatacctgtatatggaggAGTTTGTTGTATGGTGAGGTATGATGGtacatacatatacctgtatatggagaAGTTTGTTGTATAGTGAGGTatgatggtacatacacatacctgtatatggtggAGTTTGTTGGAAGGTGAGGTATGATGGtacatacatatacctgtatatggaggAGTTTGTTGTATAGTGAGGTatgatggtacatacacatacctgtatatggaggAGTTTGTTGTATAAAGAGGTatgatggtacatacacatacctgtatatggaggTGTTTGTTGGAAGGTGAGGTatgatggtacatacacatacctgtatatggaggAGTTTGTTTTAAGGTGAGGTatgatggtacatacacatacctgtatatggaggAGTTTGTTGTACAGTGAGGTATGATGGTtcatacacatacctgtatatggaggAGTTTGTTGTATAAAGAGGTatgatggtacatacacatacctgtatatggaggagtttgttgtacagtgaggtatgatggtacatacacatacctgtatatggaggACTTTGTTGGAAGGTGAGGTATGATGGtacatacatatacctgtatatggtggAGTTTGTTGGAAGGTGAGGTatgatggtacatacacatacctgtatatggaggACTTTGTTGGAAGGTGAGGTatgatggtacatacacatacctgtatatggaggagtttgttgtatggtgatgtatgatggtacatacacatacctgtatatggtggAGTTTGTTGTAAGGTGAGGTatgatggtacatacacatacctgtatatggaggAGTTTGTTGTACAGTGAGGTATGattgtacatacacatacctgtatatggaaGAGTTTGTTGTACAGTGAGGTATGattgtacatacacatacctgtatattgaGGAGATTGTTGTAAGGTGAGGTatgatggtacatacacatacctgtatatggaggACTTTGTTGTAAGGTGAGGTATgttggtacatacacatacctgtatatggaggAGTTTGTTGGAAGGTGAGGTatgatggtacatacacatacctgtatatggaggACTTTGTTGTAAGGTGAGGTATgttggtacatacacatacctgtatatggaggAGTTTGTTGTAAGGTGAGGTATgttggtacatacacatacctgtatatggaggACTTTGTTGTAAGGTGAGGTATgttggtacatacacatacctgtatatggaggAGTTTGTTGTAAGGTGAGGTatgatggtacatacacatacctgtatatggaggAGTTTGCTGTACAGTGAGGTATGattgtacatacacatacctgtatatggaggAGTTTGTTGTAAGGTGAGGTatgatggtacatacacatacctgtatatggaggAGTTTGTTGGAAGGTGATGTatgatggtacatacacatacctgtatatggaggAGTTTGTTGTAAGGTGAGGTATattggtacatacacatacctgtatatggtggAGTTTGTTGTAAGGTGAGGTatgatggtacatacacatacctgtatatggtggAGTTTGTTGGAAGGTGAGGTATATGTGACATTACACAATGTACACATCTCTGTCTCCTGATGTGTGGACTCAGATAACTGGACCTTACGTCGATGCTTTGCTCCACTCAAGTGTTGGTCACGAATAGTTACAGAGGAATAGTTGACATGACATAATTCACATGAACCAAGGTCCATAAGTGATTCTGTCGATAGACCTAAAGGGTCTGATGGGGAGATCTCTGTAATCACAAACATAGTTCACATGTCATAATACACATTTCTATAGACAGGTTAAATGTGAATGAAAATATTGCTAAGAACTGAACATTCCAAAATAAAAGTGAAGTGAGATGAGATCCACACTAATGAGTAAATAGTGTACCATTCACTCAGGTAAGTCATGAGGTAATAGTGTACCATTCACTCAGGTGAGTCGTGAGTAAACAGTGTACCATTCACTCAGGTAAGTCATGAGTAAATAGTGTACCATTCACTCAGGTGAGTCGTGAGTAAATAGTGTACCATTCACTCAGGTAAGTCATGAGTAAATAGTGTACCATTCACTCAGGTGAGAAATGAGTAAATAGTGTACCATTCACTCAGGTAGTATTTACTTAGATGAGCTCGAAAACAACTGATTCACAACTCCCAACAGATGATGACTTATCAAGATGTTAAGCTAGGTTAATCATTATCCAGGAGACATACCTGTCGTTGTCTTCAGCTTTTTCTGATGTTTCTTTCCTTTTAAATGAACCTCTTTCTGGCTTGGCGAGTTGTAGAAAACTTGACAGATGTCACAACCATTCATTTCCTCAGCCTTCCTCTTTTTAGTGGGAGGTGTGGGAGGTGGGGGAGGTGGTGGAAGATCGATAGAGGGTAAAAAACGTGGTGATTCATTTGTAGCATGAATAACTTTACGAAATGGGTCTGCTTTGGTCTCCCCTCCTGAATCTTGGTCACTTTCATTCTTTCTTTCTGTTACTTCCTTTGTGAAAATTTGGTTACctgttaaaaaaaacacacataaagaTATATTCTTACTGTCAAATAGTACATACATGAATGTATCATACAAGTTGGTATCTactatttttctgtattttaataATAGGATCAATCCAATACCAAAGATTTTCTTATACCCTTCTATATTAATCAATGATCAATTATTACTTGAAAATGAAACAAGACTAATGttcatatgtatttttttcaaccGAACTAATTTCCAGAATCTCCGTCATTTTTCAGCTGCCACCATATTTTACTGCATACGGGACTCTTGAATTCAGACATATGGTTTAAAGTTTGATTACCGCGGTAAAGTAAGGAATTTATTATGATAAAAGGATTCCACCTATTCAATGTCAGCTTATtcaataaagaaatacaaacaacaaacagTATATCTTTTTATCTTAATATTGATACCTAATAATATTACAAAACTGATCATGCAAAATGGAACACTAAATGAGACCTGTGTCAAAATCGACTTAACTGGGGTTTTTTCAACCACTGGCAGGGGCTGGGAACGATGGGGCTATGGGCCATAGTGGCATACAAATTTTTTATGGCCCATAAAAATTTGAATGTCCAACATAGACAAAGAGAAAATGGCCCATAAGATTTTAAAAAACAGTGGTAATTAAATGGCCCATACCTAGACTTCCCAATCCCTGCACCGGTACAGGGCTACAGTCCTGAGTCCAGTATATCCATTCAATCTGAATTCAACTTGCATCGGTCaaatgtaaccctggtaaatactagctgcaatataccgctcggctagagagatctctttagctcgatcggttgagcgcaAGACttgtaagccagaggtcccgggttcaatccctagtggaggcagtgatttaaatttaattaatcctgcgctctgttacacaAACATAGGAATATACACTCACTATGATTATGTGGTTGATATGTACCAacattgaatacatgtacacGATAAATTACTTCATGTCGGCAAgttatgatttgtttgtttgtttgattttgtttaacgtcctattaacagccagggtcatttaaggatgtgccaggttttggaggtggaggaaagctggagtacccagagaaaaaccaccagcctatggtcagtacctggcaactgccccatgtaggtttcgaactcagaggtggagggctagtgataaagtgtcgggacaccttaaccactcagccactgCAGCCCCTAAAGTTATGAGGCCTGGTCAGATTCTGGTGGTCATCAGTTGAagtttaaaggtcaaaggtcactttTGACACCTTCTGAATGGAACACCAAATGCCCTGTCTCGCTGTGAATCAACATCATACCTTTAGAGCCATCCCCAGTTCTGTTTTGTATTTACACCATCATAACACCAAGTTCTGTACATGGGAACGGCGACCATTCATGTCGAACAGACATTTCTAGTCATTAGGCACTCAGgtcatttgttttatatttcgcTAAAGTTTAATTTTCACTAAATTTGTGTCCTTAAAAAATGAGACAAATATATTTGACGATTTCTGATTGGTAAATTAAGActtttgaataataataataatattcaaaatgcaatataatcTTGGAAACTGCAAATTCAAAGCACTCAATCATCATATCGGCTGCACCATAGTGATTGGAAAAATAGTAATTTCCTTGCATGCAGTCCATTAATAACCTATAGGTAACGCAAGATTAAAAGTGCACCAAAACACTTCACCAATTTTCATTTCCAATACTACTGAGCAATATGAAAATCTAGCAAGGTGGATTAAATCATTACCCCTAAAACACCACAAAATCACAACCAACAGACATCTTTATAGATTTTAACCTAGGAAACTCTAGCAAGAAATAGTTCAATGATTAATCTGCAAAACCATTTAACCTTATCCATACCTACAATACATTCAATGTGTGTGCTTGCGTCACtgatacagtcaaacttcgatgtttcgaagttcatgggactaaaaaaaaaaccttcgaaacagcgggacttcgaatcattcatggttgacaatagatcaatgttttcttgataatgaccatatctgttaacgttacatgtcctcggtgtcttcgggttgatcgtcgcctgtcaggctcacatcgaaaagttgAGTTAATTTACCTCAAacccaacaaaataaaaataattttcatcaattaagcattttattgattaaataaattatgtatcagttacaaaacaattatatcacgtttcaaagataaaacagtacatgtacaatgcacacttacgttaACGTTTTTCTGCTGAAGACAcgtgtttacgttatgtgcatataaattGTAGAATGTCGATcagttggagaatgcatgagatgtcaattacctataatatcatagctaacagCCAATGAAAAAAGTatgatacatcgaaaacttagatttgtaaaaatttgaatcatacataggttcgttCGTAGAGttatatagtgaggaaattctggaccaagcaaaaagttcaaTACAGCAAGAAATTTGAATCAACGAAGTttgaatcatcgaggtttgactgtacatcaTTGTCGGATATTTGATAACACTAGGCTacctaatacatgtatcacatggTGATAAGTGTAGTGTTAACCATTTTAAATGTGAGGCTTGACCAAGTGTTAACTACACTGATTGTTGTAATGCACTGTTGCACGTCAACTTCAGGACAAAACAATCTGTCATATTGaacatctatatttatatatgcttAATTTATCACTATTTACAGAACATTTTCCACTATagcatatgtatattttttaatttaatttttggCAGACTTTGATGTAGCTTTTGGTTGAATCACCATTCCGATATGGTATACATGCTGCATCTTATGCAGAATTTCTGAtgacaggtacatatatatatatatgtatatacttaccTGAAGGCTGCATTTTATTTAAGTGTTTCTTGCCAATGGTGTGCTGCATATA
Protein-coding regions in this window:
- the LOC117316748 gene encoding zinc finger protein 346-like isoform X1 — encoded protein: MQHTIGKKHLNKMQPSGNQIFTKEVTERKNESDQDSGGETKADPFRKVIHATNESPRFLPSIDLPPPPPPPTPPTKKRKAEEMNGCDICQVFYNSPSQKEVHLKGKKHQKKLKTTTEISPSDPLGLSTESLMDLGSCELCHVNYSSVTIRDQHLSGAKHRRKVQLSESTHQETEMCTLCNVTYTSPSNKLHHIQGRKHLRNIQSHSTPETAPVKNATCFRCMFCNISVNSLDQLEIHRQGSKHRAILQKMKEQQQGGVVDDRSVVVATQKITN